The sequence below is a genomic window from Planctomycetota bacterium.
CGAGGAGCTGGAGGAGGGGCACCCGTTCCTTGGGCAGCGCATGCCGCCGCAGGTCCATGCGGGCCAGGGCCAGAAGGTCCCCCACGATGCGGTTCATGCGGGCCACTTCCTCGGAGACGCTTCCGAGGATCCGTTCGTACTCGTCGGGCGGCCGGCGGTCCTGAAGCGCGGTTTCGAGCTCCGCGCGGAGGTTGGCCAGCGGCGTGCGCAGCTCGTGCGCGGCGTCGGCGGCGAAGCTGCGGAGGTCTTCCATGGCGCGCTCGAGCCGTTCCAGCATCTCGTTGAGCGTGCGCGCGAGGTCCCGCAGCTCGCCTTCGGTCTCGGGCTCCGGCACGCGCTCCGAAAGATTGGCGCGGCTGATGCGCTCCGCGCAACGGCGCAGCGTCTCCACGGGGGCGAGCGCGCGCTTGACGAAGAAAAACCCCGCCAGTCCCGCGACCGCCAGGGTCGCCGGAAAGAAAACGAGATAGAAGAGGCGCAACTGGGCGAGCGGTCGCTCGTAAGGATCCATGGGGAGGGCGAACCGCACCCGCCAGGGGGGGCCCCCGCGGGGGTCCGTCGCTTCGAACGACCGCTCCCGCAGATTCTCGGCCGGCCCTTCCGACCGGTAGACGACGTTTCCGGACCCGTCCCGGATTTCCGCCCACCCGCCGGCGGCCTGCAGGAAAGGATCCAGGACCTCCCCGAGGTCCGCGTGGACCCCCCGGCCCAGCTCGTCGAGCTCCTCGGCCAGGCGTTCCTCGAGGAGCCGGGCGCCCAGCGAGAGTTCCGCCTCCAGATCGCGCCGCAGGCCGTCGCGCACCCAGAGGTAAAGGCTGGACGAGAAAGCCGCCAGGAGAAGTCCCGCCACCAGGACGAAGCGAAGCGTGAGGCGGACGCCGATGGATTTCACCTACGACTCCCGCAGGACGTATCCCACGCCGCGCACCGTGTGAATGAGGCGCGGCTCGTCCTTTTCCTCCAGCTTCTTGCGCAGGACGCTGACGAAGACGTCCACGACGTTGGACTGCCAGTCGAAGTTGTAATCCCAGACGTGCTCCGCGATGGACGTGCGGGTCAGCACGCGGCGCGGATGGCGCAGGAAGTATTCCAGAAGCGCGAATTCCCGCGGCGTCAGGGGGATTTCGCGGGCGCCCCGCAGGACCATCCGGTCGAGGAGGTTCATCGTCACGTCGGCGAACTTGAGCAGCGTGGGAGAGTCGTCTTTCCCGCGCCGCAGGAGCGCGCGGACGCGGGCCCGGAGCTCCTCGAGCGCGAAGGGCTTGGTGAGGTAATCGTCGGCCCCCTGGTCCAGACCGCGGACGCGGTCCTGCACGGCGTCGCGCGCCGACAGGACCAGAACGGCGGAGTTCTTCTTCTTTTCCCTGAGATCGCGCAGGATGGCCATGCCGTCGCGCCGCGGCAGCCCGAGATCCAGGACGATGACGTCGTAGGGCTCCGTCACGGCCAGGTGCCCGCCCTCCTCGCCGTCGTGGCAGAGGTCGACCGCGTGGCCGTCTTCGCGCAGGGCGCGCTGGATGAAGCGGGCCAGCTTCTTTTCGTCTTCGAGGACGAGGATGCGCATGGCGAAAGCGAGCCTCCATTGTACGGCCTCGGCGGCGCCGGACCAACCCTCCGGAAGCATCCAACGGCGGCCTTGAGCGGGCCGTGAAGGGAAAATGAAAAGATCTTCATCCTGCGGCGCGGCGCGCTGGCCGCCGGGGAGGAAGGTCGGCTAGAATGACCGCGTTTTCAGGCGTCGGGGCGATCCCGCGGGAGGGGTGTCCGAACCGGCGGGACGCGCCCGCGCTCCGCAACCCGGAGAGGTCCGAGTGAAGCTTCGCTTCGTTCCCTGGACGGTGGGGGCTCTCTTCGTCGCCGCGCACCTGCCCTGGATCGCGGAGCCCTTTCTCCGGCACCGCGAGGGGGTGTGCGCCCAGTACGCCGTCATGGCGCGCAACAGCGCGCGGCTGGGCTATGCGGCGACCCGGTTCGGACTTCTGGAGACGTCCTCGCCGGACCTTTCCGTCTACGACGACTGGAGACGATATTTCTATCCGAACCGTCCTCCGGCAAGCGTGCTGGTGACCTCGCTCTGGTTCCGGGCGTTCGGGGACGCCGAGTGGGTTCTTCGGGTGAGTTTGCTGGCGGCCTCGCTGGGGACCCTGGCGGCCTTCCACGCGCTGGCGCGGCGGATCCTGGACGCGCGCGGAAGCGCCGTGGCGTCGGCGGCGTTCGCCTTCACGCCGATGTTCTGGTACTTCTCGGCGGTGGCGGTTCACTTGGTCTACGCCCTCGCGTTCTCGCTGGCGGCGTGGGCCTGCCGCGTGCGGTGGGGGGACGCAGGCCGGTATCGCCGGCTCACGTTCGTTTTTCTCTTCCTCGCCTGCCAGAGCGACTGGCCGGGGTACTTCGCGGCGCTTTCGATCGCGGCGGATGCGGTGCTCGAGGGGCGCCGGCGGCTCGGCGGGGCGGTTCTGGGTCTGGCGGCGGGCTCGTTCGGCCTGCATCTGCTTCACGTCCTGTGGATCGACCCTGAGGACGGACCGCTCGTCGGACGGCTGCTGCGGGCGGCCGTGGACCGCACGGTCGTCGACATGCCGGGGCCGTGGACGTTCCTGGCGGGCGAGGCGCGGGAACTCGGGCTCTACTTCACGGCGGGAGGGCTGGCGCTGGCCGCGGCGG
It includes:
- a CDS encoding ATP-binding protein, whose translation is MKSIGVRLTLRFVLVAGLLLAAFSSSLYLWVRDGLRRDLEAELSLGARLLEERLAEELDELGRGVHADLGEVLDPFLQAAGGWAEIRDGSGNVVYRSEGPAENLRERSFEATDPRGGPPWRVRFALPMDPYERPLAQLRLFYLVFFPATLAVAGLAGFFFVKRALAPVETLRRCAERISRANLSERVPEPETEGELRDLARTLNEMLERLERAMEDLRSFAADAAHELRTPLANLRAELETALQDRRPPDEYERILGSVSEEVARMNRIVGDLLALARMDLRRHALPKERVPLLQLLEETRETWAPAAEARGIRIHLEGPPAEVAGDPVALRRVFMNLVENAVKYNREGGRVDLRLDRADGWVRVAVRDTGLGIPPEHLPHLFRRFYRVDRARSRETGGAGLGLALCKSFVEAHEGRIRVESVPGRGSCFTVELPALDGPPAAPGLVNEN
- a CDS encoding response regulator transcription factor, whose protein sequence is MRILVLEDEKKLARFIQRALREDGHAVDLCHDGEEGGHLAVTEPYDVIVLDLGLPRRDGMAILRDLREKKKNSAVLVLSARDAVQDRVRGLDQGADDYLTKPFALEELRARVRALLRRGKDDSPTLLKFADVTMNLLDRMVLRGAREIPLTPREFALLEYFLRHPRRVLTRTSIAEHVWDYNFDWQSNVVDVFVSVLRKKLEEKDEPRLIHTVRGVGYVLRES
- a CDS encoding glycosyltransferase family 39 protein — its product is MKLRFVPWTVGALFVAAHLPWIAEPFLRHREGVCAQYAVMARNSARLGYAATRFGLLETSSPDLSVYDDWRRYFYPNRPPASVLVTSLWFRAFGDAEWVLRVSLLAASLGTLAAFHALARRILDARGSAVASAAFAFTPMFWYFSAVAVHLVYALAFSLAAWACRVRWGDAGRYRRLTFVFLFLACQSDWPGYFAALSIAADAVLEGRRRLGGAVLGLAAGSFGLHLLHVLWIDPEDGPLVGRLLRAAVDRTVVDMPGPWTFLAGEARELGLYFTAGGLALAAAGALRLPRRAWLLGLLGLEEAVFLRWAHVHDYLTYMLTPLFALLVASGVRALGERPRRRAAAAALIALGAAQSVWITGDRLTRRGAYEVNYRAGVAIREVARPDQRVLVTVADLRQYTPYYADRYTAGVEPGEPLQLTVHPSGGGRPVSGPADLERFLDGFDWVLVGDPDAAAREIEFFRGRRPPESFWFLDASHPLRRRLESVARAREERGAFLLYRLR